A genomic region of Longimicrobiales bacterium contains the following coding sequences:
- the rpsR gene encoding 30S ribosomal protein S18 — MEGPRIIMLNYKDVSTLSHFVTEQGKIIPKRTTKVTAGFQRQLGTAIKRARYLALLPYMQREDG; from the coding sequence ATGGAAGGGCCGCGCATCATCATGCTGAACTACAAGGACGTCTCAACGTTGTCTCACTTCGTTACGGAGCAGGGAAAGATCATTCCGAAGCGGACGACGAAGGTAACGGCTGGGTTCCAGCGTCAGTTGGGTACAGCGATCAAGCGTGCGCGCTACCTCGCGCTGCTACCGTACATGCAGCGTGAAGACGGCTGA